The following coding sequences lie in one Carassius carassius chromosome 1, fCarCar2.1, whole genome shotgun sequence genomic window:
- the LOC132144716 gene encoding piggyBac transposable element-derived protein 2-like, whose amino-acid sequence MKPSVFYGKAERRAEMYRVQVVIPSHESEDELGISDEEYERQAELVEVEAQEEAPAPPEVEKAQNLNWQRRRTILPVPKWKGALPNLMMVREPIQYFEGLLNREVFEDVAKQTNLYAVQEDPSKPLNASADEIQQFFGICLYMSAYGLPYTRMYWGKDTRVDKVADVMSLSRWEMIKRFLHFADNTEQVAEGQPGFCSRSGLKTYNPKKPKRWGYKIFVLADQHGIVHNFEFYTGAVPAAEGMPDIGASGNVVLRLASVIPPNMSYKLFYDNWFCGVDLQVILEKFKIHSVGTVRKNRLAGCVFTEDKEMKAKGRGTFEEMEAKHKSVTLKAVKWFDNRPVILLSTFAAATPTTTVQRWDKKAKQMVTVVRPNIVTVYNKCMGGVGLLDSLIALYRTKIRSKKWYHCIVFHFFDLTVVQAWLLYRRDSDAMGISQKTQLSLLDFKVNVALCLTKVNKGTTKRKGRPSQSLEVRIEEKRHKGPTAPLPPSSIRLDRFDHWPEMGAPKGRCKSPGCKGIVRVVCSKCKVHLCLNGENNCFKVFHIE is encoded by the exons ATGAAGCCGTCAGTGTTCTATGGCAAGGCTGAGAGGAGGGCTGAAATGTACAGGGTACAAGTGGTTATACCATCACATGAAAGTGAGGATGAGCTAGGGATCAGTGACGAGGAGTATGAGAGGCAGGCAGAATTAG TTGAAGTTGAAGCTCAGGAGGAGGCACCTGCACCTCCTGAGGTGGAAAAGGCTCAGAATCTGAATTGGCAAAGGAGGCGAACCATCCTGCCAGTACCCAAATGGAAAGGTGCACTACCGAATCTAATGATGGTCCGTGAGCCAATTCAATACTTTGAAGGCCTTCTCAATAGAGAAGTTTTTGAAGATGTGGCAAAGCAGACAAATCTTTACGCAGTACAGGAAGATCCCAGCAAGCCACTTAATGCATCAGCAGATGAGATTCAGCAATTCTTTGGCATATGCCTTTACATGTCTGCTTATGGCTTACCGTACACCCGTATGTACTGGGGCAAAGATACTCGAGTTGATAAAGTGGCAGATGTCATGTCACTGTCCCGCTGGGAGATGATTAAAAGATTCTTGCACTTCGCAGATAACACTGAGCAAGTTGCTGAAGGCCAACCTGGATTTTGTTCAAG AAGTGGGCTGAAAACGTACAACCCCAAAAAGCCCAAACGATGGGGATACAAAATCTTTGTGTTAGCTGATCAACATGGCATTGTCCACAATTTTGAATTCTACACTGGTGCTGTCCCTGCTGCTGAGGGAATGCCTGACATCGGTGCAAGTGGCAATGTAGTGCTAAGATTGGCCTCAGTCATCCCTCCCAACATGTCTTACAAACTGTTTTATGATAATTGGTTTTGTGGGGTAGACCTACAAGTCATCCTGGAGAAATTTAAAATCCACAGTGTGGGAACTGTGAGAAAGAACAGACTTGCCGGTTGTGTCTTCACAGAAGACAAAGAAATGAAGGCTAAAGGTCGCGGAACATTTGAGGAAATGGAGGCAAAACACAAAAGCGTCACGTTGAAAGCCGTGAAATGGTTCGACAATCGTCCAGTTATCCTCCTCAGTACCTTCGCTGCAGCAACCCCCACCACCACAGTGCAGAGGTGggacaagaaagcaaagcagatGGTAACAGTTGTGCGACCCAACATTGTCACCGTGTACAACAAGTGCATGGGTGGTGTTGGCCTATTGGATTCCCTCATTGCCCTGTACCGTACTAAGATCAGATCCAAGAAGTGGTACCACTGCATTGTGTTTCACTTCTTTGATCTTACAGTGGTGCAGGCATGGTTGCTTTACCGCAGGGACTCTGATGCCATGGGAATTTCACAGAAGACACAATTGAGCTTACTGGACTTCAAGGTCAATGTGGCACTCTGCCTTACAAAGGTCAACAAGGGCACCACCAAACGAAAAGGTAGACCCTCACAGAGTTTGGAGGTCCGTATAGAAGAGAAGCGGCACAAAGGACCCACTGCCCCCCTTCCACCAAGCAGCATCCGTCTTGACCGCTTTGATCACTGGCCAGAGATGGGTGCACCAAAAGGAAGGTGCAAGAGTCCTGGCTGCAAGGGAATCGTCAGAGTGGTTTGCTCTAAGTGCAAGGTGCACCTCTGCCTTAACGGAGAGAACAACTGCTTTAAGGTGTTTCACATAGAGTAG